A region from the Vicia villosa cultivar HV-30 ecotype Madison, WI linkage group LG3, Vvil1.0, whole genome shotgun sequence genome encodes:
- the LOC131657434 gene encoding defensin-like protein 156 — protein sequence MAKNSLMLIIALFFIVSGIETAMAKKCEALLQGPCEAAYCTALCSKTYSGPGTCVQGGCLCTYDSGSPTSPCIGE from the exons ATGGCTAAAAATTCCCTCATGCTAATTATCGCTCTTTTCTTCATTGTTTCag gTATAGAAACTGCAATGGCAAAAAAATGTGAGGCACTCCTTCAAGGACCATGCGAAGCTGCATACTGTACTGCATTGTGCTCTAAAACTTACAGTGGTCCAGGAACTTGTGTGCAGGGTGGATGTCTTTGCACATATGATTCCGGATCCCCCACTTCACCATGTATAGGGGAGTGA
- the LOC131593611 gene encoding uncharacterized protein LOC131593611 yields MEQEDGKNGAENPPQESSHPQPSEKDDSNKDTNAPEEGSSVPESSEKKTPKSLQAKSKIVKKSRVGKLIKAVNKRPPQNKKVAAITDEETSKEKSEKAKNNKGKEIQNGSTSGKSPIEKSDKAENNEEKKIEIGSANGKSPIGKSEKDENDKEKEIQKGSASRNSRRRRGRRNKMAKLDNTEQKPNTEQKPKNEENHKEFDKGGRSKTNKIKSSGGEKPESSEKNKEKVGGYIFMCNAKTKPDCYRYRVMAVPVGKKDVILGIKPGTKLFLYDFDLRLLYGVYKASSSGGMKLEPRAFGGNFPAQVRFSVASDCFPLPESVFKSAIKENYNDKNKFKTELTVRQVRRLTALFRPVNIHSAMQPARSPPKAIIRDREARDSVRGSRSRVHRETHNALAHERDPRSERREEAPPRDLFLTEKSYRAYGLLGVSQANPIPDPYERDYERERHRNLDPPIYRKDERDYERERHDNHHLDCPIYRTDERDYERERHHQLDPPIYRKDVDPLRFNEDERQNYYRGTAPDRADDPYHPYRYGASPRDPYLPPVRREEIPSRSYLVGSDNLRRGEPVADGRLYSTHSAANALSEYNRMQRYHGEELEATTVPVSSRYSFAGPSYSLR; encoded by the exons ATGGAGCAAGAAGACGGCAAGAACGGTGCTGAGAATCCTCCACAAGAGTCTTCTCATCCTCAACCATCAGAGAAAGATGATAGCAACAAGGATACAAATGCTCCCGAAGAAGGGTCGAGTGTACCAGAATCGAGTGAGAAGAAAACTCCAAAATCACTGCAGGCGAAGTCTAAAATCGTTAAGAAATCTAGGGTTGGAAAGTTGATCAAGGCAGTGAATAAACGCCCTCCACAAAACAAAAAAGTAGCGGCAATAACTGACGAAGAAACATCTAAAGAGAAGAGTGAGAAAGCTAAAAATAATAAAGGAAAGGAAATTCAAAATGGGAGCACTAGTGGCAAAAGTCCTATTGAAAAGAGTGACAAGGCTGAAAATAATGAAGAGAAGAAGATTGAAATAGGGAGCGCTAACGGAAAAAGTCCTATCGGAAAGAGCGAGAAGGATGAAAATGATAAGGAAAAGGAAATTCAAAAAGGGAGCGCTAGTCGTAATTCAAGGAGACGTCGGGGTagaagaaacaagatggcaaagttGGATAACACTGAACAAAAGCCGAACACTGAACAAAAGCCGAAGAATGAGGAGAATCATAAAGAATTTGACAAGGGTGGCAGGagtaaaacaaacaaaatcaaaagcAGTGGCGGTGAAAAACCTGAATCCAGTGAGAAGAATAAAGAAAAAGTTGGCGGTTACATCTTCATGTGCAATGCAAAGACAAAACCTGATTGTTACCGCTATCGAGTCATGGCTGTTCCAGTTGGTAAAAAAGATGTTATTTTAGGGATAAAGCCTGGGACTAAGCTTTTTCTTTACGATTTTGATCTGAGGCTGTTGTATGGAGTTTACAAAGCATCGTCTTCTGGTGGTATGAAACTCGAACCCCGTGCTTTCGGTGGTAACTTTCCCGCTCAG GTGCGGTTTAGTGTTGCTTCTGATTGTTTCCCTCTGCCCGAGAGCGTTTTCAAGAGTGCCATCAAAGAAAACTATAATGACAAGAACAAGTTCAAAACCGAACTTACTGTTCGACAA GTTAGGAGGCTCACGGCACTTTTCCGACCAGTGAATATTCATTCAGCCATGCAGCCTGCCCGCTCTCCTCCGAAAGCAATAATTCGAGACAGGGAAGCTCGTGATTCTGTTAGGGGATCCCGGTCTCGTGTGCATAGGGAAACACATAACGCGCTGGCTCATGAAAGGGATCCTCGATCTGAGCGGAGAGAAGAAGCTCCTCCTCGTGATTTATTTCTTACCGAAAAGAGTTATCGTGCTTATGGTCTCCTAGGTGTTTCTCAAGCAAATCCCATACCTGATCCTTACGAGAGGGATTACGAAAGAGAGCGCCACCGTAACTTGGACCCCCCTATTTACAGGAAAGACGAAAGGGATTACGAAAGAGAGCGTCACGACAACCATCACTTGGACTGCCCTATTTATAGGACAGACGAAAGGGATTATGAAAGAGAGCGCCATCATCAATTGGATCCCCCTATTTATAGGAAAGACGTTGATCCTCTGCGTTTCAACGAGGATGAGCGTCAGAACTATTACCGTGGCACAGCTCCTGATCGCGCGGATGATCCGTATCATCCCTATCGCTACGGAGCTTCTCCACGGGATCCCTATTTGCCACCTGTGAGAAGAGAGGAAATACCTTCAAGATCTTATTTAGTCGGAAGTGATAACTTGCGAAGGGGAGAGCCTGTTGCAGATGGTAGGCTTTACTCAACCCATTCTGCTGCCAATGCTTTGTCCGAATATAACCGGATGCAGCGTTACCATGGAGAAGAGTTGGAAGCTACAACTGTGCCGGTTTCATCTCGTTACTCATTCGCGGGTCCTTCATATTCACTTCGCTAA